A genome region from Gigantopelta aegis isolate Gae_Host unplaced genomic scaffold, Gae_host_genome ctg1224_pilon_pilon:::debris, whole genome shotgun sequence includes the following:
- the LOC121391032 gene encoding LOW QUALITY PROTEIN: cytosolic carboxypeptidase-like protein 5 (The sequence of the model RefSeq protein was modified relative to this genomic sequence to represent the inferred CDS: inserted 3 bases in 3 codons), whose protein sequence is MENLEEDVPVRGKITKTFGEGFTPLIRTVPGRGGWERMRDRPECQSSDEGMVLSFHITPPELRKSISHIAFCYPFSYSDCQRYLTKLEQKLLKDREKXNSIYYHRDLLCYSLDGLRIDLITVSSNCNITTETEPHLPGLFPDRSVSRAQRFHNKRYVILITSRVHPGETPSSYVFNGILDFLLREDDPRSQTLENXFVFKLVPMLNPDGVARGHYRTDSRGINLNRVYLNPSHELHPPINAIRSLMLYYFPDHIIDSFQNIDDNEQLLHTTPNMVAMATQSSPSGVALYVDLHAHATKRGCFIYGNHFDNKENQVECMLLPXLVSLNSAHFDFGHSVFSERNMYMADKRDGDTTKEGSGRVALYKATGLIQCYTLECNYNSGRHVNTITSATMDSGRCSPPQNGSPIPHKLTSLDFEEVGRGLVISILDLYQINPWSRLPTSEYATLHGVRQHLLLKIEASQKKAQVGKRRLEKRSFEMY, encoded by the exons GGATTTACTCCTCTCATACGTACTGTACCAGGAAGAGGTGGTTGGGAAAGAATGAGAGATCGACCTGAATGCCag agTTCAGATGAAGGTATGGTTCTGTCATTTCATATTACTCCACCTGAGCTACGTAAATCTATATCTCACATTGCTTTTTGCTATCCTTTCTCATACTCTGATTGTCAACGTTATTTAACAAAACTTGAGCAGAAGTTACTAAAAGACAGAGAGA ACAACAGTATTTATTATCATAGAGATCTCTTATGTTACTCATTAGATGGACTACGTATTGATCTCATTACTGTATCGTCTAATTGTAATATCACCACGGAAACAGAACCACACCTACCTGGACTGTTCCCAGATAGGAGTGTGAGTAGAGCTCAACGCTTCCACAATAAAaggtat GTAATTCTTATCACCAGTCGAGTCCATCCAGGGGAAACCCCTTCTAGTTATGTCTTTAATGGAATCCTTGACTTCCTTCTCCGTGAGGATGACCCTCGATCTCAAACCTTAGAGA AGTTTGTATTTAAACTAGTCCCGATGTTAAATCCTGATGGTGTTGCTAGAGGACATTACAGAACGGACAGTCGAGGTATTAATTTGAATCGCGTTTATCTTAATCCTAGTCATGAGCTTCATCCACCCATTAACGCTATCCGCAGTTTAATGCTATATTATT TTCCAGACCACATAATAGATTCCTTCCAAAACATTGATGATAATGAACAATTATTACATACGACACCAAACATGGTTGCTATGGCAACACAAAGCAGTCCTTCAGGAGTAGCATTGTATGTAGATTTACACGCCCATGCAACTAAAcgaggttgttttatttatggaaATCATTTTGATAATAAAGAAAACCAAGTTGAATGCATGCTACTGC AACTTGTATCATTAAACTCCGCCCATTTTGATTTTGGGCACAGTGTTTTTTCCGAGAGGAACATGTATATGGCTGATAAGAGAGATGGAGATACAACTAAGGAAGGTAGCGGTCGTGTTGCCTTGTACAAAGCTACTGGTCTCATACAATG TTATACTTTAGAATGTAACTATAACAGTGGAAGACATGTTAACACAATAACTTCTGCTACAATGGACAGTGGACGATGTTCTCCACCTCAAAATGGATCACCCATACCTCATAAACTAACATCATTAGACTTTGAAGAG GTTGGGCGTGGTCTAGTCATTTCAATTCTAGATCTTTATCAAATTAATCCATGGTCTAGACTACCAACAAGTGAATATGCTACATTACATGGTGTCAGACAACATCTCTTATTGAAAATTGAAGCAAGTCAAAAGAAAGCACAAGTTGGAAAACGAAGATTAGAAAAAAGGTCATTTGAAATGTACTGA